One region of Drosophila subobscura isolate 14011-0131.10 chromosome J, UCBerk_Dsub_1.0, whole genome shotgun sequence genomic DNA includes:
- the LOC117893151 gene encoding LOW QUALITY PROTEIN: antigen 5 like allergen Cul n 1 (The sequence of the model RefSeq protein was modified relative to this genomic sequence to represent the inferred CDS: deleted 2 bases in 1 codon), whose protein sequence is MSLDLAFILCGLGLGFLLLEGGKAESEASFDYCQPGLCPRSKRHIACSKNLGNFCMQCPRNATSLVNLTDYQALILNEHNALRNALAAGKSNNDLLPLPDRMATMQWHPELEYLATVCVMHCALLNEPCHSTREFRNPGQNMALIHVNSSLPAENRTDEALIKDSIAAWWSPLANVTAEQVLRFPKAKLRNSLRNFGVMARDNNTFVGCAVVRFVRRRLEPQFLLACNYASNYLVDRPIYRAKAMGCQRGADSKYPALCRTGEPYPDVAPNESSNRQSRG, encoded by the exons ATGTCGCTAGATTTGGCATTCATTCTGTGTgggttgggcttgggctttcTGCTACTCGAAGGTGGCAAAGCGGAGTCTGAGGCCTCCTTCGACTACTGCCAGCCAGGTTTATGTCCCCGCTCGAAGCGACACATTGCCTGCTCGAAGAACCTTGGA AACTTTTGCATGCAGTGTCCACGCAATGCCACGTCATTGGTTAATCTCACAGACTATCAAGCGCTGATTCTCAACGAGCACAATGCA CTGCGGAATGCCCTGGCAGCTGGGAAGAGCAACAATGatctgctgcccctgcccgaTCGCATGGCCACGATGCAGTGGCATCCCGAACTGGAGTACCTTGCCACCGTGTGTGTCATGCATTGTGCGCTGCTAAACGAGCCCTGCCACAGCACCAGAGAGTTTCGGAATCCTGGACAGAACATGGCACTGATTCATGTAAACTCCTCGCTGCCCGCGGAGAATCGCACGGATGAGGCGCTGATCAAGGATTCCATTGCGGCCTGGTGGTCGCCGCTGGCCAATGTGACGGCCGAGCAAGTGCTGAGGTTCCCCAAAGCCAAGCTGCGGAA TTCCCTGCGCAATTTTGGTGTGATGGCCCGCGACAACAACACCTTTGTGGGCTGCGCCGTTGTGCGTTTTGTGCGTCGTCGGCTGGAGCCTCAGTTTCTGCTGGCCTGCAACTATGCCAGCAACTATCTAGTGGATCGTCCCATCTATAGGGCAAAGGCAATGGGCTGCCAAAGGGGCGCAGATTCCAAATATCCCGCACTGTGCCGCACGGGGGAGCCGTATCCGGATGTAGCGCCCAACGAGAGCAGCAACCGACAGTCGCGGGGCTAA